The DNA window GCCGACGATCTCGCAGTACGACGGCACCTCGCTGTCCCAGGTCGCCGAGCGCTTCCGTCGACTCGACGCGGAGAACCTGGCCCGCGCCTCCGCGCGCGTCCATGCCGCGGCCGACGAGACGCGCGTCGAGACGATGAAGACCTTCCCGGACACCTCGCGGTCCGCGATCGCAGAGCTCGCCCGCTCCTCGACCGTCTCCATCCGCGACCTCGCGGCCAAGTACGAGGACATCCTCTTCGCGGCCCGCCCCACCTGGCTGGCCTCGCCGTACCTCGTGCCGCAGGTGATCCCGCGCGGCCGTCACTTCGACGTCGTCATCGTGGCCGACGGCGGCCGCCTGCCCACCGCGGCCGCGCTGCCCTCGATCGTCCGCGGCGAGCAGACCGTGGTGGTCGGCGATCCGCTCGAGTACGGCGGGGACTCCGCGCCCAGCCTGCTCGACGACATGCTGCGGATCGCCCCGCACGCCGAGATCCTGCGCGATGCGCACCCCGCCACCGAGGGACTGCGGAGCTTCGCCCAGCGCCGCGCCCTCGCCGGTGAGGTGGTCGCCGTGCCGAGCCCCATCGCCCCCGAGCGGGACCGCCTGATCACGGTCGAGAACGGCCGCGGCATGGTCACCGAGGGCATGGAGTACGTCGAGAGCACGGAGTCCGAGCTGCGCCGGGTCACGGACCTGGTGATCGAGCACGCGCGGACCCGCCCGGAGCGCTCGCTGGCGGTGCTGACCTTCACGGAGGAGCACGCGCGCCGGCTCATGGAGCGGATCATGAACACCGTCTCGGTGATCCCGGCCCTGCGCGATTACTTCGATCCCGGCGCGAAGGAGGTCTTCACCGTCCTCCCCGCGGACCAGGCCACCGCCGTGGTGCGCGACGACATCATCGTCTCCGTGGGCTTCGGCAAGACCCCGCACGGCCGGCTCCTGCACCGCTTCGGCCCGCTCTCCGAGGCGGGCGGCCGCAAGGCCCTGGCCACCGTGATCACCCGCGCGCGGGGCCGCACCACCGTGGTCTCCGCGCTCGGCGTGCAGGACCTCGACCACGCCCGTCTCCGCTCCGACGGCGCCCGTGACCTGCGGGCCATGCTCTGGGTGCTGCAGGGCGGCCCCGATGTGCCCGTGGTCCCGCATGTCGCCGCGCTCACCGGCAGCGAGGACGAGGTCGCGCCGCCGGAGCCCCAGGTGCCGCGGGATTCGCCCGCCGCCGCGGGGCCTGCCGACGGCGGTGCGCCGAGCGATGGCGCGTCGGACGATGATGCCTCCTCGGATGACGCGGCGGCCGACGCCGCGGCCCCGGAGCTGTCCGACCAGGATCTGGATGCCGCGATCGAGGCGGCCATGGCGCGCCGCTCGGCCGGCTCTCCCGAGAGCGCGGACCCGGCACCGGGCGGCGCCGTGCCGTCGGGCGCGGACCTGCCCGAGGACGACTCCGCGGCATCGGTCCCGGTCGCTTCCGAGGAGTTCCCGCTGCAGGACGCCGTTCCGGACGTCCCTGAAGGGGACGCCGCCGGGCAGGCAGATGTCGCCGAGCCGGTGCTCGAGCCCGGCGCAGCGACCGACCCCGCGGGCCCCGTGCCCTCGGACGCCGCCGAGGAGAGCATCGTCGAACCGCCGGCACCGAGGGCGCTCGAGACCGATGCCCTCGTGCAGGATCTCGCCGATCGCCTCTTCCGCCTCGGCCTGCTGGTGGAGCGCGACTTCGGGCTCTCCTCGGACAGGATCGAGCTGGCCCTCGGCCACCCGGACATGCCGGGTCGGATGCTGCTGGCCGTCGACACCGACGGCTCCCACTACATCGACACCGCCAGCCAGCGCGAGCGCGACCGGCTGCGGGCCGAACGCCTCGAGGCCGCGGGCTGGGCCACAGAGCGCGTGTGGTCCTGGGCGCTGTTCATCGACCCCGACGGCGAGGCCGAGCGGATCCGTCGGGCGGTGGATCGAGCCTTGCGCCTGGTCCTCTCCGAGGAGAGCTCCGACTCCCCGACGGGCGTGGGCACCATCCGCCACCGCCTGCCGCGGCCTCAGATCCCCGCCGGCCACCCGCTGTCCTTCTACTCCAGCGACGACTTCGACGCGGTGGTGGAGTACATCTGCTCCGACGGCCGGGCCCGGCTCGAGGAGCACCTGGCCACCGAGGTGCGCAGCTTCCTCGGCTTCGAGCAGCGCTCGGTGCTGCTGGACGTCTCCGTCTCCAGCGCCATCCGTCGGTACCAGGAACGACAGTGACCTCCGGGTCGGGCACCGGGGGAGCGGGCCGTGCTCCGCGCCGGATCGTCATCTCCTCCGTGACGGGCAGGCCGATCCCCTGGGACGAGCCCGCACAGGAGGGCCGTCAGGACCGCAGCCCGGACCCCCGGCCGATCCTCCCCGACCGGGTGTCCGAGGACGCCCCGGAACCCGGGGCCGATGAGTCCAACGACGCCCGCATCGCCGGCGACGTGCCCCCGCACTGGGGCCGCGGGCGCTGAGCCGCGCCGCGACCAGGCCTGATTCGGGCCGCACCGCATGCTGGGCGCCCCCGATGGTGCCGCGCGGCCGCCGCACGCCGACGGCATCGCACCCCGGCGGCGCCCAGGTGACGCTCCGTAGGGTGGCGGCATGACGGATGCCGCCCCCACCGCCACGTCCCAGCGCGCCTCACCGGAGGAGCTGGTGCTGCCGCGGCATCGCAACCCCCTGGGCAACCTCCTGCGCGGCGCCCTGATCGGCGTCGTCGAGACCGTTCCGGGGGTCAGCGGCGGCACCGTCGCACTGGTCACCGGGATCTACGACGAGCTCATCGAGGCCGGCCACCACCTCACCGCCGCCGCACGTCGCCTGCTCACCGGGCCCGAACGGCGAGCCGGGGTGATCGAGCATCTCCGCGCCGTGTCCTGGGTGCTGGTGATCCCGCTGATGATCGGGATGGCGGGGGCCGTGCTGCTCGCCGCCGGTCCCGTCTCCCGCCTCGTCGAGGCGCATCCCCAGACGATGCGCGCCCTCTTCCTGGGCCTGGTCGCCGGCTCGGTGCTGGTGCCGGTGCGGCTCTCCGGCGGAGCCTGGCGAGGACCGGAGCTGCTGCGCTTCGGACTGGGCGTGCTCGGCGGGCTGGCGCTCACGTCGCTGCCCAGCACCTCGCTCGAGCCGAGCCCCTGGATCATCGCCCCGGCCGCTGCGATCGCTGTGTGCGCGCTCGTGCTGCCGGGGCTGTCCGGCTCCTTCCTCCTGCTGAGCCTGGGGCTGTATCAGCCCACGCTGCAGGCGGTCGACGAGCGGGACCTGCGCTTCATCGCCTGGTTCGGGCTCTGGGCCTGCGTGGGACTGGTGGTCGTCGTCAAGCTGATGCGCCGGCTCCTCACCCACCACCATCGCGGCACCATGGTGGTGCTCGCCGGGGTGATGATCGGGGCGCTGCGCAGCCTGTGGCCCTGGCAGAGCGAGGCCGGGGCGCTCGCCGCACCGGGTGCGGATTGGCCGCTGCTGGCCGGCATCGTCGTCGCGGGGGTGCTCGCGGTGCAGCTGCTCGTGCTCGTCGAGGCGCGCACGATCGCCCGGGCCGATCGGCGCTGACCCGGGCTGAGGTGTCCTGACCCGCGCTGCCCCGACCTGCGCTGAGCCGCACACGTCGCACCGAGTCGGCGAGTGCCACCGCGTACCCTGGTCGCCATGGACGACACCTCCTCGAACTCCGCTGAACAGACCTTCTCCGACGCGTCGTCGCCGGACCTCTCCGGGGTGCGGGTGGCCCTGATCGGTGCGGGCAACATGGGCGGGCCCGTCGGCCGCGCGATGCTCGCCGCCGGCGTCGACCCGGCCAACCTGCACGTGGCGAACTCGAGCCGCGCCAGCAGCGAGCGCGCCGCCGAGGAGCTCGGTGCGACCGCGGCGTCCCGTCAGGAGGCCATCCAGGAGGCCGACGTGGTGGTGCTCGGGGTGAAGCCGTACCAGATCCTCGATCTGGTCGCGGAGCTGGGCCATGACCTCCCGAAGGATGCCGTGGTGCTGTCCCTCGCCGCCGGGATCACCCTGTCCCGCATCCAGGACGCCCTGCCCGCGGGGGCCGCGGTGGTGCGCGCGATGCCGAACACACCGATCTCCGTGGGCGAGGGCGCCGTGGGCCTCATGCGCGGCGACGCCGTCGACGACGAGCGCCACCAGCTCGTCCACGACCTGCTCTCCCGTGCCGGCGTGGTCGTGGACATCACCGAGGACCAGGTCCATGCCTTCATCGCAGCGGCCGGATCCCTGGCCGGGTTCGCCTTCGCGATCATCGAGGCGATGACCGAGGAGGCCGTCCGCCAGGGGCTCAAGCGCGACCTCGCCGACAGCCTCGTGCAGCAGACGATGCGTGGAGCGGCGACGATGCTGCTGGAGTCCGGGATGCACCCCGCCGTCGCGAAGGCCGGTGTGTGCAGCCCCGGAGGCACCACCGCCGAGGGCTACGCGGCCTTCGAGCGGGAGGGCGTGCGCGCCGGTCTCGCCGCGACCATGGCGGCCGCCGCCGCCCGGTCCCGGGAGCTCACCGACAGCTGATCCCGGCGTGCGTCACGCGGCGCATGGTCGGGTACTGGACGAGGGGCGAGGAGTACGGCATATATGCCGTACCGGTCGCGCAGGCGCCAGTAGTCGACCATGGGTGCCGGGTGCCGGGTGCCGGGTGCCGGGTGCCGGGTGCCGGATGCTGGGTCTGGGTGCCGGATGCCGGGTGTCGGGTGACGCGGCTTGGCCGGTGCTGGGTGCTGGGTGCTGGGTCGGGCGCCGCGAGTCGGCCCGTCCCCGGGTGCCGCGGCAGGTCCCGCCCGCAGCACTCACCCCCTCAGGTGCAGCGGGAGAACTTCTCGATCAGCCCGGTGCGGCCGGAGACGATCAGGAGGTCGTGCGCGGCCACCATCGTCTCGGGCACCGCGTAGGTGAAGTCCTTGCCCGGCGACTTCACGCCCACCACGGTCACGCCATGGCGCTTGCGGATGTCGGACTCGGCGAGCGTCATGCCCTGCACCTCGCGCGGGGGACGCATCTTCACGATCGCGAAGTCGTCGTCGAACTCGATGAAGTCCATGAGGCGCCCGTTGACCAGGTGCGCGACCCGCTTGCCGGCGTCGGCCTCGGGATAGACCACGTGATGGCAGCCGATGCGCTGGAGGATCCGGCCGTGCGCGGAGGAGATCGCCTTCGCCCAGATCACCGGGTCGCCCAGGTCCACGAGGTTCGCGGCGATCAGCACGCTGGACTCGATCGTGGTGCCCACGCCGACCACCGCGATGCTGAAGTCGGAGGCGCCGATCTGGTCGAGCACCTCGGGCTGGGTCGCATCGGCTCGGACCACGTGCGTGAGCTGACCGGAGTACTTCTGGACCAGCTCCTCGCTGGTGTCGATCGCGAGCACCTGCGTGCCCAGCTTCTCCAGGGTCAGGGCGATCGACGCGCCGAAGCGTCCGAGCCCGATGACGAGGACTCCCTCGTCGCGCGCTCTGCGTGCCATGTCTGCTCCTCGGGGACGGGCTCGCGGACGGACCGCGAGCAGGGCGGGCACAGTCTAGGTCCTCGTGG is part of the Brachybacterium ginsengisoli genome and encodes:
- a CDS encoding DUF368 domain-containing protein, with the protein product MTDAAPTATSQRASPEELVLPRHRNPLGNLLRGALIGVVETVPGVSGGTVALVTGIYDELIEAGHHLTAAARRLLTGPERRAGVIEHLRAVSWVLVIPLMIGMAGAVLLAAGPVSRLVEAHPQTMRALFLGLVAGSVLVPVRLSGGAWRGPELLRFGLGVLGGLALTSLPSTSLEPSPWIIAPAAAIAVCALVLPGLSGSFLLLSLGLYQPTLQAVDERDLRFIAWFGLWACVGLVVVVKLMRRLLTHHHRGTMVVLAGVMIGALRSLWPWQSEAGALAAPGADWPLLAGIVVAGVLAVQLLVLVEARTIARADRR
- the proC gene encoding pyrroline-5-carboxylate reductase — translated: MDDTSSNSAEQTFSDASSPDLSGVRVALIGAGNMGGPVGRAMLAAGVDPANLHVANSSRASSERAAEELGATAASRQEAIQEADVVVLGVKPYQILDLVAELGHDLPKDAVVLSLAAGITLSRIQDALPAGAAVVRAMPNTPISVGEGAVGLMRGDAVDDERHQLVHDLLSRAGVVVDITEDQVHAFIAAAGSLAGFAFAIIEAMTEEAVRQGLKRDLADSLVQQTMRGAATMLLESGMHPAVAKAGVCSPGGTTAEGYAAFEREGVRAGLAATMAAAAARSRELTDS
- a CDS encoding potassium channel family protein, which gives rise to MARRARDEGVLVIGLGRFGASIALTLEKLGTQVLAIDTSEELVQKYSGQLTHVVRADATQPEVLDQIGASDFSIAVVGVGTTIESSVLIAANLVDLGDPVIWAKAISSAHGRILQRIGCHHVVYPEADAGKRVAHLVNGRLMDFIEFDDDFAIVKMRPPREVQGMTLAESDIRKRHGVTVVGVKSPGKDFTYAVPETMVAAHDLLIVSGRTGLIEKFSRCT